In one window of Methanosarcina vacuolata Z-761 DNA:
- a CDS encoding geranylfarnesyl diphosphate synthase translates to MPVQVHGVILMNIEEWEEYRYVESGINNFIDQMNESSLKKMVEHVCNTGGKRIRPIILLLSSEICSGSYQQSLNAALAIEIMHSASLIHDDLLDQGLVRRNLPSAPEKFGPSRALLCGDYLIAKCFEFISPYGEQVVRDFGKAGMDMAEGEVLDLKLDKDNFGENNYFECIYKKTASLFAISASIGAYTGGADETLARRFNVFGNCLGTAYQIVDDILEFLEVVEGKESKFTSETLPHVYMKNMSKEEAIEKSIEAVKLRVNAAKETLLTFNECPARDKLFQITDYITVDMLEIV, encoded by the coding sequence ATGCCCGTTCAAGTACACGGAGTAATATTGATGAATATTGAAGAGTGGGAAGAATACAGATATGTTGAATCAGGAATAAATAACTTCATTGATCAAATGAACGAGTCCAGCTTAAAAAAAATGGTAGAACATGTCTGTAATACCGGAGGAAAACGAATTAGACCAATAATCCTCCTTCTCTCCAGTGAGATCTGTTCAGGTTCATACCAGCAGAGCCTCAATGCAGCTCTTGCTATCGAAATAATGCACTCGGCTTCCCTCATCCATGATGACTTGCTGGATCAGGGGCTTGTTAGAAGAAACCTGCCTTCAGCCCCTGAAAAATTTGGCCCTTCCAGGGCTCTTCTTTGTGGCGATTATCTGATTGCAAAATGCTTTGAGTTTATTTCTCCATATGGGGAACAAGTGGTCCGAGACTTCGGGAAAGCCGGGATGGATATGGCTGAAGGAGAAGTCCTTGATCTGAAGCTCGATAAGGACAATTTTGGAGAAAACAACTATTTCGAATGCATTTACAAGAAAACGGCTTCTTTATTTGCCATCAGTGCTTCCATAGGGGCATACACTGGAGGGGCTGACGAAACTCTGGCCAGGCGTTTTAATGTCTTTGGAAATTGCCTGGGAACTGCATACCAGATTGTTGACGATATTCTTGAGTTTCTTGAAGTGGTCGAAGGCAAGGAATCGAAATTCACATCTGAAACTCTGCCGCATGTTTACATGAAGAATATGTCAAAAGAAGAAGCAATAGAAAAATCTATAGAAGCTGTAAAACTGCGTGTTAATGCCGCAAAAGAGACACTGTTGACATTTAATGAATGTCCGGCAAGGGACAAACTCTTTCAGATTACCGATTATATAACTGTTGATATGCTTGAGATTGTTTAA